AGAAGGCGCGCGCCGCCGGCATCCACCTGATCCTCGCGACCCAGCGGCCGTCGGTCGACGTCATCACCGGCCTGATCAAGGCCAACTTCCCGTCGCGCATCGCGTTCCACGTCACGTCGAAGATCGACTCGCGCACGATCCTCGATCAGGGCGGCGCCGGGCGCTCTTGGGCGCGGGCGACATGCTGTTCTCGGATCGCGGCGCGGCCCCGGCCCGCTTCCACGGCTGCTACGTCGACGAGGAGGAGATCCACCGCGTCGTGGCGTTCCTCAAGACCCAGGGCCGCCCGGTCTACAACCTCGACATCCTCAAGCCGCGCGACGAGGAAGGCGCCGAGGGCGAGGGCGGCGCGGCCGCGGGCAACGGCGGCAGCAAGGTCGACGACGAGATGTACGACAAGGCGGTCAACGTCGTGTGCTCGACCCGCAACGCGTCGATCTCGTGGGTGCAGCGCCAGCTGCATCGGCTACAACCGCGCCGCGCGGCTGGTCGAGGAGATGGAGAAGCAGGGCGTCGTCAGCTCGCCGGACCACAGCAACAAGCGCGAGGTGCTGGTGGCGGCGGCGTAACGCGCCGCGCTCGCGAGGTCGCGAGCGCGCGGATAGCGACGAGCCCGGTCGATATGGTGCGCGCGGGCGGTGGGGCGGCGGTGATGATCACCGCCAAGGCCACGCTGGCGCCGGTGCACGTCAACGCCGCCGATCTGGACGCGGCCGCGGCCGCGGGTCGGTGGCTGTGGCCGAGCGGGGTCGTCGTCGTCGCCCGGGTCGTCGTCGGCGCCGACCTCGGCGCCGGCCGGTTCGCGATCGGCGACGCCGCGACCGGCTGGATCATCGAGGTGCCGCGCGGGACCCCGGGCGCGGCGGCGATCGCCGCGGGCGCCGCCGCCTGGATCGTGGTCGCCGACCCGCGCTTCGACGCGGGCCGGATGACCGTCACCGCCCGCGATGCCGAGCCGCGCTACGTCGCGGCGCCGTGACGGCGACCAGGCTCAGCGCCAGCCGCCCTCGATCCAGACGTAGTGATCGCCCTGGAGCGACCACTGCCCGCCGACCCACGTGCGCCCGGCCCGCTGACGCTCCCAGTGGCCCGGCGTCCAGACGTAGCTGCCGTCGCGCCAGACGTGGTTGCCCGTCACCCACACGTAGCCCGCGCGCGGGCGCTGCTGCTCCATCACCGGCGCCGGCGGCGGCGCGGTCGGGTACGCGGGGAGGTCGATCCACGCGTCCGCGCGCCACTCGTAGCGATCGCCACGCTGCTGCCACTCGCCGCGCTGCCAGCGCTTGCCGTTGCGGTGCTTGTCCCAGTGGCCACGGATCCAGACCCACTGCCCGGCCCGCCAGTCCCAGCGGCCCTCGATCCAGATCTTGCCGCGGCGCGCGCGGCCGGGATTCTCGGCGCGGATCGGCGGCGGAGCCGCGGTCGGGTACCCGACGACGATCGGCGGCTGCGGCCGGGCCACGACGATCGGCGGCTGCACGATCGGCGGACGCACCACCACGGTCGGCGGGCGGACCACGACGTTCGGGGGCTGGACGACGACGACCGGGCGCTTGTTGCGGTTGCGGTCGCGACCACGGCCGCGGCCGTGATCGTCCGCGGCGGCCAGCGAGGAGCCGGCCACCATCAAGGCCAGGGTCAGAAACAGGGTGCGACGGGTGCGAGCCTTCATGAGTTCTCCTTGGGGCGCCTTGGGCGGCTGGGCGGCAGCCAGATAGACGCGAGGGACGGCGCGGCCATTCAACCACGAAGACCCCTGTGGACACCGAAGGTTAGCCGAGGGCGTCGACCGGCGGGTCGAGTTCGTGAGCCTGCCGTGACCGGGTCAGCGCGTGGCGTAGTCGAGCTGCACGCGCTCGACCGCGGGCTCGTGATCGCCGTCGGTGGTGAACCGCAGGCGGTACTGCAGGAAGCGGCGCACCGGCACGCCCGGCAACGCGTTGCCGGACGCGAACTCGCCCGACCAGGCCTCGGCGGCGCACGCCGGCGCGGTGTCGCACGTGCGCAGCGCGATCGTCACGACCGCGCCGGGCGCGGGCCGCTCCAGCACGGTGATCCGGATCGAGCGACGCGACCTCGGCGCCGCCGGCCGCCAGGAGATCGCGCACCGAGCTGGTGAAGGTCGCGACCGTCGGCGTCGGACCGGTGCCGGCCGGATCGGCGTAGCGCACGGTCAGCCAGCTCTGGTCGAGGCTGCCGCCGCCGCTGGCGATGTCGAACCCCAGGCCCCAGGGCGACGTCAGCGCGCCGCCGTCGAACGCGGTCGGATGGAAGCGGTCGGTGGTGTCGCCGGTGAGCGTGTTGTTGCGCAGCGTCGTATTCGCGGCGGCGTTGCGCAGCGTGGTCGTGACGTTCGAGACCACGTTGTCGATGTTGAGGCGGTAGCCGACGTCGACGCCGGTGATCGTGGCGCCGGCCGAGGGCGTGAAGGTGAACAGCGCGGGGCCAGGCTCGCCGACCGCGCCGGCGGTGAGGGACTCGAAGCGCTCGGCGCGGCCCTCGGCCGGGCGCAGCCGCGCCGCCGGCAGCGGCTGCCCGACCAGCTCGGGGCCGCTGGCCACCGTCAGGATCGACCTCGCCCCGAGGCTCGACTCGGTGGTGTCGAACACCAGGTCGTGCCAGCCCACGGCGAGCACGAGGTCGCCCGTGGTGACGTCGAAGTTGCCATCGCCGAGGTTGATCAGCCGCTGGGTGCCGTCGACCCACAGCCGGTAGCCGTCGTCGGACTGCACCCGCAGCCGGTAGGTCCCGGCGACCGCGACGAAGAGCTGCCCGACCAGCGCACGCCGAAGGTGTTGACGTCGGTGACGCCCAGATCGGCGGGCTGGCCGAAGCCCCAGTCGACGTTCGCGGCCGCGGCGACCACGCTGGTGGCGCCGACGTCGAGGAACTGGGCCCCGTCGAAGCCGGTCATGGCCAGGCCGCCCACCCCGTCGACGCGGCACCGCGTCAGCCCGCGCGGGATCGTGGCGCCGTCGAGCCGCGGCCACAGGTCGACCGCGCCGCCGCGCTGGGCCACGGCGACCCGGAAGCCGTACCAGCCGGTCGCGGGCGCGTCGAAGGTGGCCGCGCCGCCGGCGCCGAAGTTGACGCCGATCAGCTTGGTGTACGCGGTCGATCCGATCGGCGCGAGCTCGAGGAACGCGTGATCGTCGCCGTCGAGCTGGAACCCGTGGCTGCCGGCGGTGAGGTACAGCTCGCCCCACCACCACAGCGTCCAGTCGGTCGCGGCGGTGATGCCGACGCCGGCCGGGAACGCGTCGTTGGGGAGGTTGAGATCGACGGTGCGGGCCAGGCCGAGCGGCGGGTGTCGCCGGCGGACCGAGCCGTCGGCGGTCGTGCCGTCGTCGAACGGCGGCTCGCTGCCGCCGGCGCACAGCGAGCCGACGTAGTAGGCGCGAGCGCGACCGCGCCGGCGGCCTCGAGCCGGGTCTCTCGACCTCGATGGGCGCGCCCTGGCCGAAGTCGGCGGCGGTGTCGTCGATCAGCGCGCGGCCGGTCGTGG
The window above is part of the Myxococcales bacterium genome. Proteins encoded here:
- a CDS encoding YXWGXW repeat-containing protein gives rise to the protein MKARTRRTLFLTLALMVAGSSLAAADDHGRGRGRDRNRNKRPVVVVQPPNVVVRPPTVVVRPPIVQPPIVVARPQPPIVVGYPTAAPPPIRAENPGRARRGKIWIEGRWDWRAGQWVWIRGHWDKHRNGKRWQRGEWQQRGDRYEWRADAWIDLPAYPTAPPPAPVMEQQRPRAGYVWVTGNHVWRDGSYVWTPGHWERQRAGRTWVGGQWSLQGDHYVWIEGGWR